In the genome of Cystobacter ferrugineus, one region contains:
- the metH gene encoding methionine synthase, whose protein sequence is MTNQASRFQIIGERTNITGSPKFAKALKAGNWDECLAIARQQVESGANILDINVDEALVDGEATMVKFLNLIAAEPEISRVPLMLDSSKWSVLEAGLKCIQGKGIVNSISLKDGEAEFLRRARLIRRYGAAAVVMAFDEQGQAATRDDKVRICTRAYRLLVDEAGFLPEDIIFDPNILTVATGIEEHNNYAVDFFEATRIIKATLPHAKVSGGVSNVSFSFRGNNPVREAIHTAFLYHGVNAGMDMGIVNAGMLGVYEEIPKELLEYVEDVLLNRRPDATDRLITYAEQLKAQHGGGSKLEVKEDLAWRNAPVAERLSHALVKGIDAYIEADTEEARLLYKRPLDIIEGPLMDGMRVVGDLFGAGKMFLPQVVKSARVMKRAVAWLTPFMEEEKRRHQEAGGEARTQGKVLLATVKGDVHDIGKNIVGVVLACNNYEVIDLGVMVPTEKILTTARKEKVDIIGLSGLITPSLDEMVNVAREARRLGFDVPLLIGGATTSHPHTSVKIAPEYEPGVVHVLDASRVVNVVSALLSPEQKPVFLAEVLEKQNRAREDFAARRVQRKLLPLAEARQRRATYDWAQVDIPQPEFLGTRVFDDVPLAEVVPFIDWGPFFNAWELYGAFPRILEDAVVGAEARKLYEDARVLLKRIVEEKRFTARAVLGFWPCNSVGDDIELYTDEKRSKVLGTLRMLRQQAEKPSEQPHLCLADFVAPKESGRIDYCGGFVVTAGLGVEDFAERFRQKHDDYSAIMVQALGDRLAEAMAELMHKRAREFCGFGRNEDLSNEQLIREQYRGIRPAPGYPACPEHTEKGTLFALLDATKATAVSLTESYAMTPPSSVSGFYFNHPEAKYFGLGKIGRDQLEDYARRKGMTIEEAARWLGPLLDEDKAPAASVAA, encoded by the coding sequence CCTCATCGCCGCCGAGCCGGAAATCTCGCGCGTGCCGTTGATGCTCGACTCGTCGAAGTGGAGCGTGCTGGAGGCCGGCCTCAAGTGCATCCAGGGCAAGGGGATCGTCAACTCCATCTCGCTCAAGGACGGAGAGGCCGAGTTCCTGCGCCGCGCGCGGCTCATCCGCCGTTATGGCGCCGCCGCGGTGGTGATGGCCTTCGACGAGCAGGGCCAGGCGGCCACGCGTGACGACAAGGTGCGCATCTGCACGCGCGCCTACCGGCTGCTGGTGGACGAGGCGGGCTTCCTGCCGGAAGACATCATCTTCGATCCCAACATCCTCACCGTGGCCACGGGCATCGAGGAGCACAACAACTACGCCGTGGACTTCTTCGAGGCCACGCGCATCATCAAGGCCACCCTGCCCCACGCGAAGGTGTCGGGCGGCGTGTCCAACGTGTCCTTCTCCTTCCGGGGCAACAACCCGGTGCGCGAGGCGATCCACACCGCGTTCCTGTACCACGGCGTCAACGCGGGCATGGACATGGGCATCGTCAACGCCGGCATGCTCGGCGTGTACGAGGAGATTCCCAAGGAGCTGCTCGAGTACGTGGAGGACGTGCTGCTCAACCGCCGCCCGGATGCCACCGATCGGCTCATCACCTACGCCGAGCAGCTCAAGGCGCAGCACGGAGGCGGCTCGAAGCTCGAGGTGAAGGAAGACCTCGCCTGGCGCAACGCCCCGGTGGCCGAGCGGCTGAGCCACGCGCTCGTCAAGGGCATCGACGCCTACATCGAGGCGGACACCGAGGAGGCGCGGCTCTTGTACAAGCGCCCGCTGGACATCATCGAGGGCCCGCTGATGGACGGCATGCGCGTGGTGGGAGACCTCTTCGGCGCGGGCAAGATGTTCCTGCCGCAGGTGGTGAAGTCGGCGCGCGTGATGAAGCGCGCGGTGGCGTGGCTGACGCCCTTCATGGAGGAGGAGAAGCGGCGCCACCAGGAGGCGGGAGGCGAGGCGCGCACGCAGGGCAAGGTGCTGCTCGCCACGGTGAAGGGCGACGTGCACGACATCGGCAAGAACATCGTGGGCGTGGTGCTGGCCTGCAACAACTACGAGGTCATCGACCTGGGCGTGATGGTGCCCACCGAGAAGATCCTCACCACGGCGCGCAAGGAGAAGGTGGACATCATCGGGCTGTCGGGGCTCATCACGCCCTCGCTCGACGAGATGGTGAACGTGGCCCGGGAGGCCAGGCGCCTGGGCTTCGACGTGCCACTGCTCATCGGAGGCGCCACCACCAGCCATCCGCACACCTCGGTGAAGATCGCACCGGAGTACGAGCCCGGCGTGGTGCACGTGCTGGACGCCTCGCGCGTGGTGAACGTGGTGAGCGCGCTGCTGTCCCCCGAGCAGAAGCCGGTCTTCCTGGCGGAGGTGCTCGAGAAGCAGAACCGGGCCCGCGAGGACTTCGCCGCCCGCCGGGTGCAGCGCAAGCTCCTGCCGCTCGCGGAGGCCCGTCAGCGCCGCGCCACGTACGACTGGGCGCAGGTCGACATCCCCCAGCCCGAGTTCCTGGGCACGCGGGTGTTCGACGACGTGCCGCTCGCGGAAGTGGTGCCCTTCATCGACTGGGGACCCTTCTTCAACGCCTGGGAGCTGTACGGTGCCTTCCCGCGCATCCTCGAGGACGCGGTGGTGGGCGCGGAGGCGCGCAAGCTGTACGAGGACGCGCGGGTCCTGCTCAAGCGCATCGTCGAGGAGAAGCGCTTCACCGCGCGCGCGGTGCTGGGTTTCTGGCCCTGCAACTCCGTGGGCGATGACATCGAGCTGTACACCGATGAGAAGCGCTCGAAGGTGCTGGGCACGCTGCGCATGCTGCGGCAGCAGGCCGAGAAGCCGTCGGAACAGCCCCACCTGTGCCTGGCGGACTTCGTGGCGCCGAAGGAGAGTGGCCGCATCGACTACTGCGGAGGCTTCGTGGTGACGGCGGGGCTGGGGGTGGAGGACTTCGCCGAGCGCTTCCGCCAGAAGCACGACGACTACTCGGCCATCATGGTGCAGGCGCTGGGAGACCGCCTCGCCGAGGCGATGGCGGAGCTGATGCACAAGCGCGCCCGTGAGTTCTGCGGCTTCGGCAGGAACGAGGACCTGTCCAACGAGCAGCTCATCCGCGAGCAGTACCGCGGCATCCGTCCGGCGCCCGGCTACCCCGCGTGTCCGGAGCACACGGAGAAGGGCACGCTCTTCGCGCTGCTCGACGCCACGAAGGCGACGGCGGTGTCGTTGACGGAGAGCTACGCGATGACGCCGCCCAGCAGCGTCAGCGGCTTCTACTTCAACCACCCCGAGGCGAAATACTTCGGGTTGGGGAAGATCGGCCGGGATCAGCTCGAGGACTACGCGCGCCGCAAGGGGATGACGATCGAGGAGGCGGCGCGGTGGCTCGGCCCCCTCCTGGACGAGGACAAGGCCCCGGCGGCGAGCGTGGCGGCCTGA
- a CDS encoding sensor histidine kinase: MTADSSGLKALLWMQRRNYFIGAGCLTLGLVLHCVVTWSFPRLLVGLQAAWSTIFALMGLCVGAGWLPMKWAGVIASVIGFVSLTSFVLLSGGPDSPYFCMYAALPFILAVFTPDSRMPTLLSGGVSLVAIVIVNTMAEVPLPRVLLQVTSYSTFLGLALVGTRMYRHMLDAQLAAHQERLRALEQLAESERLRARAALERAEVERLVLVGQLAAGVAHEVNNPLAFVKANLSYLQRETADEAWTIEREEFRDVLDETKQGVMRIQQIVTDLRGFSRADPLGEQQEPGVLEEALKEAKRLASVRLREGGEVALALAPELPAVRLGQRHMVQVLVNLLINAADAAQSAQPPRRPHIKVSAHREAGGVCLRVEDNGPGIPPDVLPRLFEPFFTTKPPGQGTGLGLALCRDYVARVGGTLHAENHPGGARFVLMLPAASDAPSPTAYELPNTRAPGSMKPEALG; the protein is encoded by the coding sequence ATGACGGCCGACTCCTCGGGATTGAAGGCCCTGCTGTGGATGCAGCGCCGGAACTACTTCATTGGCGCGGGCTGCCTGACGCTCGGGCTCGTGTTGCACTGCGTGGTGACGTGGTCCTTTCCCAGGCTGCTCGTGGGCCTTCAGGCCGCATGGTCCACGATCTTCGCGCTGATGGGGCTCTGCGTGGGCGCGGGCTGGCTGCCGATGAAGTGGGCGGGGGTGATCGCCTCGGTCATCGGGTTCGTGTCCCTCACGAGCTTCGTACTCCTGAGTGGAGGCCCGGACAGCCCCTACTTCTGCATGTACGCCGCCCTGCCCTTCATCCTGGCGGTGTTCACCCCCGACAGCCGCATGCCGACGCTGCTGAGCGGCGGGGTGTCGCTCGTGGCGATCGTCATCGTGAACACCATGGCCGAGGTGCCCCTGCCGCGGGTGCTCCTCCAGGTGACGAGCTACAGCACCTTCCTGGGACTGGCGCTCGTCGGCACGCGCATGTACCGGCACATGTTGGATGCGCAGCTCGCGGCGCACCAGGAGCGGCTCCGGGCGCTCGAACAGCTCGCGGAGAGCGAGCGCCTGCGCGCACGTGCCGCGCTCGAGCGCGCGGAGGTGGAGCGGCTCGTGCTGGTGGGGCAACTGGCCGCCGGGGTGGCGCACGAGGTGAACAACCCCCTGGCCTTCGTGAAGGCCAACCTGAGCTACCTGCAGCGCGAGACCGCGGACGAGGCATGGACGATCGAGCGCGAGGAGTTCCGGGACGTGCTCGACGAGACGAAGCAGGGCGTGATGCGCATCCAGCAGATCGTCACGGATCTGCGGGGCTTCTCGCGCGCGGACCCCCTGGGCGAGCAACAGGAACCGGGCGTGCTGGAGGAGGCCCTGAAAGAGGCGAAGCGGCTCGCCTCGGTGCGCCTGCGCGAGGGCGGCGAGGTCGCGCTGGCGCTCGCCCCGGAGCTGCCGGCGGTCCGGCTGGGGCAGCGGCACATGGTGCAGGTGCTGGTGAACCTGCTCATCAACGCGGCGGACGCGGCGCAGTCGGCCCAGCCTCCGCGCCGACCCCACATCAAGGTGAGCGCGCACCGGGAGGCGGGAGGCGTGTGCCTGCGGGTGGAGGACAACGGGCCGGGCATCCCTCCGGACGTGCTGCCCCGCCTCTTCGAGCCCTTCTTCACCACCAAGCCCCCGGGCCAGGGGACGGGACTGGGGCTCGCGCTGTGCCGCGACTACGTGGCGCGCGTGGGGGGCACGCTCCACGCGGAGAACCACCCCGGTGGGGCCCGCTTCGTCCTGATGCTGCCGGCGGCCTCGGATGCCCCCTCCCCCACCGCCTACGAGCTCCCAAATACGAGGGCCCCGGGTTCCATGAAACCCGAGGCCCTGGGGTGA